A genome region from Columba livia isolate bColLiv1 breed racing homer chromosome 2, bColLiv1.pat.W.v2, whole genome shotgun sequence includes the following:
- the PDSS1 gene encoding all trans-polyprenyl-diphosphate synthase PDSS1 isoform X4, whose amino-acid sequence MNGAAGGAERPRLPPARGRRSSGRSQPTSSLPPGSAGPPGGSGVRGPAGRLRARGPCRRQEGSQCKVCHFTQRSSTFSFPKICNIFWRCSKTASDEKYQDPFQLGRKDLKNLYEDIKKELLVSTVELKEMCDYYFDGKGKAFRPMIVVLMARACNIHHNNSREVQASQRSVAIIAEMIHTASLVHDDVIDDANSRRGKMTVNQIWGERKAVLAGDFILSAASLALARIGNTTIISVLTQVIEDLVRGEFLQLGSKENENERFAHYLEKTFKKTASLIANSCKAVSILGCPDPKVHEIAYQYGKNVGIAFQLIDDVLDFTSCADHLGKPAAADLKLGLATGPVLFACRQFPEMNAMIMRRFSKPGDVERARKYVLQSDGVQQTTYLAQRYCHEATREISKLRPSPEREALIQLTEMVLMRDK is encoded by the exons ATGAatggggcggcggggggggccgAGCGGCCGCGGCTGCCTCCGGCTCGGGGCCGCCGCTCCTCCGGCCGCTCTCAGCCCACGTCCTCACTCCCgccgggcagcgcggggccCCCAGGCGGTTCCGGGGTGCGAGGGCCGGCCGGGAGGCTTCGTGCCCGCGGACCTTGCcggaggcaggagggctctcaGTGCAAG GTGTGTCACTTTACCCAAAGAAGTTCaactttttcatttccaaaaataTGTAATATATTTTGGCG CTGCAGTAAGACAGCTAGTGATGAAAAATACCAAGACCCTTTTCAACTTGGTAGAAAAGACTTGAAGAATCTctatgaagatattaaaaag gAATTACTTGTATCTACGGTAGAACTTAAGGAAATGTGTGATTATTACTTTgatgggaaaggaaaagcctTTCGACCAATGATTGTGGTGCTAATGGCAAGAGCTTGCAACATTCACCATAATAATTCCAG ggAGGTGCAAGCAAGCCAGCGCTCTGTGGCCATAATTGCTGAGATGATCCACACAGCTAGCCTGGTTCATGATGATGTCATTGATGATGCAAATTCTCGCAGAGGAAAAATGACAGTCAATCAAatctggggagagaggaag gCTGTTCTAGCTGGTGACTTCATCCTTTCAGCTGCTTCCTTAGCTTTAGCACGAATCGGAAACACTACTATCATCTCAGTTCTAACTCAGGTGATTGAAGATCTGGTGCGTG GTGAATTCCTCCAGTTGGGTTCCAAGGAAAATGAGAACGAGAGATTTGCTCACTACCTCGAGAAGACTTTTAAGAAGACTGCGAGTCTTATAGCAAACAGTTGTAAAGCA gtctCAATTCTAGGCTGTCCTGATCCCAAAGTTCATGAGATCGCATACCAGTATGGAAAAAATGTTGGCATAGCTTTTCAG CTAATAGATGATGTGCTGGATTTTACATCGTGTGCTGACCATTTGGggaaaccagcagcagcagatctcAAACTTGGATTAGCCACAGGCCCTGTCTTGTTTGCTTGTCGACAG TTTCCAGAAATGAATGCTATGATAATGAGACGGTTCAGTAAGCCAGGAGACGTTGAACGTGCACGGAAATATGTGTTGCAG AGTGATGGTGTGCAGCAAACGACCTACCTCGCCCAGCGCTACTGCCACGAAGCCACCCGAGAGATCAGTAAACTGCGGCCATCCCCGGAAAGAGAAGCCCTCATTCAGCTGACGGAAATGGTACTCATGCGAGACAAGTGA
- the PDSS1 gene encoding all trans-polyprenyl-diphosphate synthase PDSS1 isoform X1, which yields MAPFPLSRAQRPEGAAGGKAKQLPPARTSSRQPCERVAAAPGFRVRVAAVAEGGAGAARLGDTMALRWWWWRWCGAPSRRAPALGSLPRLRPPGPGCRSPPPPAPGAAVCHFTQRSSTFSFPKICNIFWRFHHTSMSHLCSCSKTASDEKYQDPFQLGRKDLKNLYEDIKKELLVSTVELKEMCDYYFDGKGKAFRPMIVVLMARACNIHHNNSREVQASQRSVAIIAEMIHTASLVHDDVIDDANSRRGKMTVNQIWGERKAVLAGDFILSAASLALARIGNTTIISVLTQVIEDLVRGEFLQLGSKENENERFAHYLEKTFKKTASLIANSCKAVSILGCPDPKVHEIAYQYGKNVGIAFQLIDDVLDFTSCADHLGKPAAADLKLGLATGPVLFACRQFPEMNAMIMRRFSKPGDVERARKYVLQSDGVQQTTYLAQRYCHEATREISKLRPSPEREALIQLTEMVLMRDK from the exons ATGGCGCCGTTCCCCCTCAGCCGCGCTCAGCGCCCCGAGGGAGCGGCAGGAGGCAAAGCGAAGCAGCTCCCGCCTGCCCGGACGTCCTCCCGTCAGCCCTGCGAGAGggtggcggcggcgccgggctTCCGCGTCCGGGTCGCGGCGGTGGCGGAAGGCGgtgccggcgcggcgcggcttggggacaccatggCCTTGCGCTGGTGGTGGTGGCGGTGGTGCGGCGCCCCGTCCCGCCGGGCGCCGGCGCTCGGCTCCCTGCCTCGCCTCCGCCCGCCGGGGCCCGGCTGCCGCAGCCCGCCACCGCCAGCCCCCGGCGCGGCG GTGTGTCACTTTACCCAAAGAAGTTCaactttttcatttccaaaaataTGTAATATATTTTGGCG GTTTCACCATACCAGTATGTCCCACTTGTGCAGCTGCAGTAAGACAGCTAGTGATGAAAAATACCAAGACCCTTTTCAACTTGGTAGAAAAGACTTGAAGAATCTctatgaagatattaaaaag gAATTACTTGTATCTACGGTAGAACTTAAGGAAATGTGTGATTATTACTTTgatgggaaaggaaaagcctTTCGACCAATGATTGTGGTGCTAATGGCAAGAGCTTGCAACATTCACCATAATAATTCCAG ggAGGTGCAAGCAAGCCAGCGCTCTGTGGCCATAATTGCTGAGATGATCCACACAGCTAGCCTGGTTCATGATGATGTCATTGATGATGCAAATTCTCGCAGAGGAAAAATGACAGTCAATCAAatctggggagagaggaag gCTGTTCTAGCTGGTGACTTCATCCTTTCAGCTGCTTCCTTAGCTTTAGCACGAATCGGAAACACTACTATCATCTCAGTTCTAACTCAGGTGATTGAAGATCTGGTGCGTG GTGAATTCCTCCAGTTGGGTTCCAAGGAAAATGAGAACGAGAGATTTGCTCACTACCTCGAGAAGACTTTTAAGAAGACTGCGAGTCTTATAGCAAACAGTTGTAAAGCA gtctCAATTCTAGGCTGTCCTGATCCCAAAGTTCATGAGATCGCATACCAGTATGGAAAAAATGTTGGCATAGCTTTTCAG CTAATAGATGATGTGCTGGATTTTACATCGTGTGCTGACCATTTGGggaaaccagcagcagcagatctcAAACTTGGATTAGCCACAGGCCCTGTCTTGTTTGCTTGTCGACAG TTTCCAGAAATGAATGCTATGATAATGAGACGGTTCAGTAAGCCAGGAGACGTTGAACGTGCACGGAAATATGTGTTGCAG AGTGATGGTGTGCAGCAAACGACCTACCTCGCCCAGCGCTACTGCCACGAAGCCACCCGAGAGATCAGTAAACTGCGGCCATCCCCGGAAAGAGAAGCCCTCATTCAGCTGACGGAAATGGTACTCATGCGAGACAAGTGA
- the PDSS1 gene encoding all trans-polyprenyl-diphosphate synthase PDSS1 isoform X3: MNGAAGGAERPRLPPARGRRSSGRSQPTSSLPPGSAGPPGGSGVRGPAGRLRARGPCRRQEGSQCKVCHFTQRSSTFSFPKICNIFWRFHHTSMSHLCSCSKTASDEKYQDPFQLGRKDLKNLYEDIKKELLVSTVELKEMCDYYFDGKGKAFRPMIVVLMARACNIHHNNSREVQASQRSVAIIAEMIHTASLVHDDVIDDANSRRGKMTVNQIWGERKAVLAGDFILSAASLALARIGNTTIISVLTQVIEDLVRGEFLQLGSKENENERFAHYLEKTFKKTASLIANSCKAVSILGCPDPKVHEIAYQYGKNVGIAFQLIDDVLDFTSCADHLGKPAAADLKLGLATGPVLFACRQFPEMNAMIMRRFSKPGDVERARKYVLQSDGVQQTTYLAQRYCHEATREISKLRPSPEREALIQLTEMVLMRDK, from the exons ATGAatggggcggcggggggggccgAGCGGCCGCGGCTGCCTCCGGCTCGGGGCCGCCGCTCCTCCGGCCGCTCTCAGCCCACGTCCTCACTCCCgccgggcagcgcggggccCCCAGGCGGTTCCGGGGTGCGAGGGCCGGCCGGGAGGCTTCGTGCCCGCGGACCTTGCcggaggcaggagggctctcaGTGCAAG GTGTGTCACTTTACCCAAAGAAGTTCaactttttcatttccaaaaataTGTAATATATTTTGGCG GTTTCACCATACCAGTATGTCCCACTTGTGCAGCTGCAGTAAGACAGCTAGTGATGAAAAATACCAAGACCCTTTTCAACTTGGTAGAAAAGACTTGAAGAATCTctatgaagatattaaaaag gAATTACTTGTATCTACGGTAGAACTTAAGGAAATGTGTGATTATTACTTTgatgggaaaggaaaagcctTTCGACCAATGATTGTGGTGCTAATGGCAAGAGCTTGCAACATTCACCATAATAATTCCAG ggAGGTGCAAGCAAGCCAGCGCTCTGTGGCCATAATTGCTGAGATGATCCACACAGCTAGCCTGGTTCATGATGATGTCATTGATGATGCAAATTCTCGCAGAGGAAAAATGACAGTCAATCAAatctggggagagaggaag gCTGTTCTAGCTGGTGACTTCATCCTTTCAGCTGCTTCCTTAGCTTTAGCACGAATCGGAAACACTACTATCATCTCAGTTCTAACTCAGGTGATTGAAGATCTGGTGCGTG GTGAATTCCTCCAGTTGGGTTCCAAGGAAAATGAGAACGAGAGATTTGCTCACTACCTCGAGAAGACTTTTAAGAAGACTGCGAGTCTTATAGCAAACAGTTGTAAAGCA gtctCAATTCTAGGCTGTCCTGATCCCAAAGTTCATGAGATCGCATACCAGTATGGAAAAAATGTTGGCATAGCTTTTCAG CTAATAGATGATGTGCTGGATTTTACATCGTGTGCTGACCATTTGGggaaaccagcagcagcagatctcAAACTTGGATTAGCCACAGGCCCTGTCTTGTTTGCTTGTCGACAG TTTCCAGAAATGAATGCTATGATAATGAGACGGTTCAGTAAGCCAGGAGACGTTGAACGTGCACGGAAATATGTGTTGCAG AGTGATGGTGTGCAGCAAACGACCTACCTCGCCCAGCGCTACTGCCACGAAGCCACCCGAGAGATCAGTAAACTGCGGCCATCCCCGGAAAGAGAAGCCCTCATTCAGCTGACGGAAATGGTACTCATGCGAGACAAGTGA
- the PDSS1 gene encoding all trans-polyprenyl-diphosphate synthase PDSS1 isoform X5 gives MIHTASLVHDDVIDDANSRRGKMTVNQIWGERKAVLAGDFILSAASLALARIGNTTIISVLTQVIEDLVRGEFLQLGSKENENERFAHYLEKTFKKTASLIANSCKAVSILGCPDPKVHEIAYQYGKNVGIAFQLIDDVLDFTSCADHLGKPAAADLKLGLATGPVLFACRQFPEMNAMIMRRFSKPGDVERARKYVLQSDGVQQTTYLAQRYCHEATREISKLRPSPEREALIQLTEMVLMRDK, from the exons ATGATCCACACAGCTAGCCTGGTTCATGATGATGTCATTGATGATGCAAATTCTCGCAGAGGAAAAATGACAGTCAATCAAatctggggagagaggaag gCTGTTCTAGCTGGTGACTTCATCCTTTCAGCTGCTTCCTTAGCTTTAGCACGAATCGGAAACACTACTATCATCTCAGTTCTAACTCAGGTGATTGAAGATCTGGTGCGTG GTGAATTCCTCCAGTTGGGTTCCAAGGAAAATGAGAACGAGAGATTTGCTCACTACCTCGAGAAGACTTTTAAGAAGACTGCGAGTCTTATAGCAAACAGTTGTAAAGCA gtctCAATTCTAGGCTGTCCTGATCCCAAAGTTCATGAGATCGCATACCAGTATGGAAAAAATGTTGGCATAGCTTTTCAG CTAATAGATGATGTGCTGGATTTTACATCGTGTGCTGACCATTTGGggaaaccagcagcagcagatctcAAACTTGGATTAGCCACAGGCCCTGTCTTGTTTGCTTGTCGACAG TTTCCAGAAATGAATGCTATGATAATGAGACGGTTCAGTAAGCCAGGAGACGTTGAACGTGCACGGAAATATGTGTTGCAG AGTGATGGTGTGCAGCAAACGACCTACCTCGCCCAGCGCTACTGCCACGAAGCCACCCGAGAGATCAGTAAACTGCGGCCATCCCCGGAAAGAGAAGCCCTCATTCAGCTGACGGAAATGGTACTCATGCGAGACAAGTGA
- the PDSS1 gene encoding all trans-polyprenyl-diphosphate synthase PDSS1 isoform X2 produces the protein MAPFPLSRAQRPEGAAGGKAKQLPPARTSSRQPCERVAAAPGFRVRVAAVAEGGAGAARLGDTMALRWWWWRWCGAPSRRAPALGSLPRLRPPGPGCRSPPPPAPGAAVCHFTQRSSTFSFPKICNIFWRCSKTASDEKYQDPFQLGRKDLKNLYEDIKKELLVSTVELKEMCDYYFDGKGKAFRPMIVVLMARACNIHHNNSREVQASQRSVAIIAEMIHTASLVHDDVIDDANSRRGKMTVNQIWGERKAVLAGDFILSAASLALARIGNTTIISVLTQVIEDLVRGEFLQLGSKENENERFAHYLEKTFKKTASLIANSCKAVSILGCPDPKVHEIAYQYGKNVGIAFQLIDDVLDFTSCADHLGKPAAADLKLGLATGPVLFACRQFPEMNAMIMRRFSKPGDVERARKYVLQSDGVQQTTYLAQRYCHEATREISKLRPSPEREALIQLTEMVLMRDK, from the exons ATGGCGCCGTTCCCCCTCAGCCGCGCTCAGCGCCCCGAGGGAGCGGCAGGAGGCAAAGCGAAGCAGCTCCCGCCTGCCCGGACGTCCTCCCGTCAGCCCTGCGAGAGggtggcggcggcgccgggctTCCGCGTCCGGGTCGCGGCGGTGGCGGAAGGCGgtgccggcgcggcgcggcttggggacaccatggCCTTGCGCTGGTGGTGGTGGCGGTGGTGCGGCGCCCCGTCCCGCCGGGCGCCGGCGCTCGGCTCCCTGCCTCGCCTCCGCCCGCCGGGGCCCGGCTGCCGCAGCCCGCCACCGCCAGCCCCCGGCGCGGCG GTGTGTCACTTTACCCAAAGAAGTTCaactttttcatttccaaaaataTGTAATATATTTTGGCG CTGCAGTAAGACAGCTAGTGATGAAAAATACCAAGACCCTTTTCAACTTGGTAGAAAAGACTTGAAGAATCTctatgaagatattaaaaag gAATTACTTGTATCTACGGTAGAACTTAAGGAAATGTGTGATTATTACTTTgatgggaaaggaaaagcctTTCGACCAATGATTGTGGTGCTAATGGCAAGAGCTTGCAACATTCACCATAATAATTCCAG ggAGGTGCAAGCAAGCCAGCGCTCTGTGGCCATAATTGCTGAGATGATCCACACAGCTAGCCTGGTTCATGATGATGTCATTGATGATGCAAATTCTCGCAGAGGAAAAATGACAGTCAATCAAatctggggagagaggaag gCTGTTCTAGCTGGTGACTTCATCCTTTCAGCTGCTTCCTTAGCTTTAGCACGAATCGGAAACACTACTATCATCTCAGTTCTAACTCAGGTGATTGAAGATCTGGTGCGTG GTGAATTCCTCCAGTTGGGTTCCAAGGAAAATGAGAACGAGAGATTTGCTCACTACCTCGAGAAGACTTTTAAGAAGACTGCGAGTCTTATAGCAAACAGTTGTAAAGCA gtctCAATTCTAGGCTGTCCTGATCCCAAAGTTCATGAGATCGCATACCAGTATGGAAAAAATGTTGGCATAGCTTTTCAG CTAATAGATGATGTGCTGGATTTTACATCGTGTGCTGACCATTTGGggaaaccagcagcagcagatctcAAACTTGGATTAGCCACAGGCCCTGTCTTGTTTGCTTGTCGACAG TTTCCAGAAATGAATGCTATGATAATGAGACGGTTCAGTAAGCCAGGAGACGTTGAACGTGCACGGAAATATGTGTTGCAG AGTGATGGTGTGCAGCAAACGACCTACCTCGCCCAGCGCTACTGCCACGAAGCCACCCGAGAGATCAGTAAACTGCGGCCATCCCCGGAAAGAGAAGCCCTCATTCAGCTGACGGAAATGGTACTCATGCGAGACAAGTGA